The Victivallis sp. Marseille-Q1083 genome has a window encoding:
- a CDS encoding dihydroorotate dehydrogenase: MPGPAVKDRYSKSKTFIWRSVEVADLQVKLGTLTLKNPVMTASGTFGYGREYHQFYDIARLGAVVVKGIAPFVSAGNPTPRVAETSCGMLNAIGLQGPGIDKFLHGEEYLPFLRTTGATVIVNIWGKTIEDYREVAARLEADSSGVAALEINISCPNVKAGGIAFGTDPKLAAEVVRAVRGATGLPLITKLSPNVSRIGDFARAVVDAGSDMVSLINTLTGMAIDIEARRPKLANGTGGLSGPAIKPVAVRMVYETAQAVKVPIIGMGGIVTGEDAVEFLMAGASAVAVGTAIFADPLAPLRVIESIEAFLDRHGCRTVTEIIGAAL; encoded by the coding sequence ATGCCAGGACCTGCAGTGAAGGACCGGTATTCAAAGTCAAAGACGTTTATCTGGAGGAGTGTTGAAGTGGCCGATTTGCAGGTGAAGCTCGGGACGTTGACGCTGAAAAATCCGGTGATGACTGCGTCGGGAACATTCGGCTATGGCCGGGAATACCATCAATTTTACGACATCGCCCGGCTGGGCGCGGTAGTGGTCAAAGGGATCGCACCGTTCGTCAGCGCCGGCAATCCGACGCCGCGGGTGGCGGAGACCAGTTGCGGCATGCTCAATGCGATTGGATTGCAGGGGCCCGGCATTGATAAATTTCTGCACGGCGAGGAATATCTGCCGTTTTTGCGGACGACCGGCGCGACGGTGATCGTCAATATCTGGGGCAAGACGATTGAGGACTACCGGGAAGTGGCGGCCCGGCTGGAGGCCGATTCATCCGGCGTCGCGGCGCTGGAGATCAACATCTCCTGTCCGAATGTCAAGGCCGGCGGCATTGCTTTCGGAACCGATCCGAAGCTGGCCGCCGAAGTGGTCAGGGCGGTGCGCGGCGCGACCGGATTGCCGTTGATCACCAAATTGAGTCCGAATGTCAGCCGGATCGGTGATTTCGCCCGTGCAGTGGTGGACGCCGGTTCGGATATGGTTTCGCTGATCAACACCTTGACCGGCATGGCGATCGACATCGAAGCGCGGCGGCCGAAGCTGGCGAACGGGACCGGCGGGCTGAGCGGGCCGGCGATCAAGCCGGTGGCGGTCCGGATGGTTTACGAGACGGCGCAGGCGGTCAAGGTGCCGATCATCGGTATGGGCGGCATCGTTACCGGCGAGGATGCGGTGGAATTTCTGATGGCCGGGGCGAGTGCGGTGGCGGTCGGGACGGCGATTTTCGCCGATCCGCTGGCGCCTTTGAGAGTAATCGAGTCGATCGAGGCGTTTCTCGACCGGCATGGCTGCCGGACGGTGACGGAAATCATCGGCGCGGCATTGTAA
- a CDS encoding alpha-L-fucosidase: MTYPHGDLSWWSEARFGMFIHWGLYALPARHEWIRNFEQIPTEDYQKYFDHFDPDLFQPREWARQARAAGMKYFVITAKHHEGFCLWDTKYTDYKVTNTAVGRDLLREVVDAFRAEGLQVGFYYSLIDWHHPDFTVDDLHPLRDDPTQDEKNKSRDMRKYAEYMRNQVTELLTEYGKISVIWFDFSYPHLKRGKGRHDWESEKLLALVRKLQPQIIIDDRCDLPGAGDFRSPEQFVPQRGVTDQAGNPVPWEGCQTFSGSWGYFRDEMSWKSPSQLLGILIRHVSRGGNLLMNVGPTGRGGFDSRAEAALKVYADWMKFNSRAIYGCTMAPAEFPEPDCCRYTYNPQSRRLYLHIFDWPFRLLELPKLAGRIAYAQLLHDASEVAFADAPKQSNDNDYMHENMPPDSCVLTLPVRKPDIEIPVVEIFLKQ; encoded by the coding sequence ATGACTTATCCGCATGGTGATTTGAGTTGGTGGAGCGAAGCGCGTTTCGGGATGTTCATCCACTGGGGCCTCTACGCCCTGCCGGCCCGCCACGAGTGGATCCGCAATTTCGAGCAGATCCCGACCGAAGATTATCAGAAATATTTCGACCACTTCGATCCGGACCTTTTTCAGCCGCGCGAATGGGCGCGTCAAGCCCGGGCGGCCGGCATGAAATATTTCGTCATCACCGCCAAACACCACGAAGGATTCTGCCTGTGGGATACGAAATACACCGACTACAAAGTGACCAACACGGCGGTCGGACGGGATTTGCTGCGCGAAGTCGTCGACGCCTTTCGCGCCGAAGGCCTGCAGGTCGGCTTTTATTATTCGTTGATCGACTGGCACCATCCGGATTTCACGGTCGACGATCTCCATCCGCTGCGCGACGATCCGACCCAGGATGAAAAAAACAAATCCCGCGATATGAGAAAATATGCCGAATACATGCGCAACCAGGTCACTGAGCTGTTGACCGAATACGGTAAAATCTCCGTCATCTGGTTCGACTTCTCCTATCCTCACCTGAAACGCGGCAAAGGCCGCCACGACTGGGAATCGGAAAAATTGCTCGCGCTGGTGCGCAAACTGCAGCCGCAAATCATCATCGACGACCGCTGCGACCTGCCCGGCGCCGGCGATTTCCGCTCGCCGGAACAATTCGTGCCGCAGCGCGGCGTCACCGACCAGGCGGGCAATCCGGTCCCGTGGGAAGGCTGTCAGACCTTTTCGGGCAGCTGGGGGTATTTCCGCGACGAAATGAGCTGGAAATCCCCGAGCCAACTGCTCGGCATCCTGATCCGCCATGTGTCGCGCGGCGGCAATTTGCTGATGAACGTCGGGCCGACCGGCCGCGGCGGCTTCGACAGCCGGGCGGAAGCGGCGCTCAAGGTTTATGCCGACTGGATGAAATTCAACAGCCGGGCGATCTACGGCTGTACGATGGCGCCGGCCGAGTTCCCGGAACCGGACTGCTGCCGCTACACTTACAACCCGCAAAGCCGCCGGTTGTACCTCCATATTTTCGACTGGCCCTTCCGGCTGCTGGAATTGCCGAAGCTGGCCGGCAGAATCGCATACGCTCAACTGCTGCACGACGCCAGCGAAGTCGCTTTCGCCGATGCGCCGAAGCAAAGCAACGACAACGATTATATGCACGAAAACATGCCGCCGGACAGTTGCGTTCTGACCTTGCCGGTCCGGAAGCCGGATATTGAAATCCCGGTCGTCGAAATTTTCCTGAAACAATAA
- a CDS encoding dihydroorotate dehydrogenase electron transfer subunit — MTSGEIVSNELLQFDYFKVRFYAPEICRTARAGQFVHVRITDLRDRILRRPFSICDVGSDGRLTVIYKVVGEGTKKLATLKPGAVCDLLGPLGVAFTPPSAGEVPVIVGGGYGSAAMYMLAKTAPEPGVVLLGARSKDDLLLIDEYRAAGFEVQLATNDGSAGRQGFVTALLPEVLRRFAGRSLRFYGCGPMPMLLALAKLLQEAGFEEGEISLDHLMCCGVGACFACVVKVRDGAGWRYARTCSEGPVFKVKDVYLEEC; from the coding sequence ATGACTTCAGGTGAAATTGTCAGCAATGAATTGTTGCAGTTCGATTATTTCAAAGTGCGTTTTTATGCGCCGGAAATCTGCCGTACCGCCCGGGCCGGCCAGTTTGTCCATGTCCGGATCACCGATTTGCGCGACCGGATTCTGCGGCGGCCGTTCAGCATTTGCGACGTCGGCTCCGACGGCCGGCTGACGGTGATCTATAAAGTGGTCGGCGAGGGAACGAAGAAATTAGCGACGTTGAAACCGGGGGCGGTTTGCGATTTGCTGGGGCCGCTGGGGGTGGCTTTCACGCCGCCGTCGGCCGGGGAAGTGCCGGTTATCGTCGGTGGCGGTTACGGCTCGGCGGCGATGTATATGCTGGCGAAAACGGCGCCGGAGCCCGGAGTGGTTCTGCTGGGGGCGCGTTCCAAGGATGATTTGTTGTTGATCGATGAATACCGTGCGGCCGGATTTGAAGTACAGTTGGCGACCAATGACGGTTCTGCCGGTCGGCAGGGATTCGTCACGGCGCTGCTGCCGGAAGTGTTGCGGCGTTTCGCCGGCCGGTCGTTGCGTTTTTACGGCTGCGGTCCGATGCCGATGCTGCTGGCGTTGGCGAAGCTGTTGCAGGAGGCCGGATTTGAAGAAGGGGAAATCAGTTTGGACCACCTGATGTGCTGCGGGGTCGGCGCCTGTTTCGCCTGTGTGGTGAAGGTCAGGGATGGCGCCGGCTGGCGTTATGCCAGGACCTGCAGTGAAGGACCGGTATTCAAAGTCAAAGACGTTTATCTGGAGGAGTGTTGA
- a CDS encoding helix-turn-helix transcriptional regulator: protein MFDIIDQLSIAITHSSINEMTFRNWNYRLGSDNPDTRIYLILDGGGSYRCCGTAGEFRVGSYYLLPARAPLEFQTQSRIRLVWAHVDVWWRHEVHLFNLVTPHPVELPEQGAALAQRFGRVPAQSRGTAGERLMALGTIYDLFGRFWQAAEFAIPAEHDRRLRRLSRALRLIDAPLVRGVRVKELAAAAGMGESQFFVEFKALFGTTPARYALRRRLETVRRLLRQSDRKLSTLAEETGFGDAFHLSKAFKQEYGISPRDFRRLPPTRP from the coding sequence GTGTTTGATATCATCGATCAATTGTCAATTGCGATTACGCACAGCTCGATCAATGAAATGACGTTTCGCAATTGGAATTACCGTCTGGGCAGCGACAACCCGGACACGCGCATCTATTTGATTCTCGACGGCGGCGGCAGTTACCGCTGCTGCGGGACGGCGGGGGAATTCCGGGTCGGTTCCTATTATCTGCTGCCGGCCCGGGCGCCGCTGGAGTTTCAGACGCAAAGCCGGATCCGGCTGGTCTGGGCGCATGTCGATGTCTGGTGGCGGCACGAGGTTCATCTGTTCAACCTGGTCACGCCGCATCCGGTCGAATTGCCGGAGCAGGGAGCGGCGCTGGCGCAGCGTTTCGGCCGGGTTCCGGCGCAGAGCCGGGGAACGGCCGGCGAGCGGCTGATGGCGTTGGGAACGATTTACGATTTGTTCGGCCGGTTCTGGCAGGCGGCCGAATTCGCCATTCCGGCCGAACATGACCGGCGGCTGCGCCGGTTGTCGCGGGCGTTGCGGCTGATCGACGCGCCCCTGGTCCGGGGCGTCCGCGTGAAAGAGCTGGCGGCGGCGGCCGGCATGGGGGAATCGCAGTTCTTTGTCGAATTCAAAGCATTGTTCGGTACTACGCCGGCGCGTTATGCGTTGCGGCGGCGGCTGGAGACCGTCCGCCGGCTGCTGCGCCAAAGCGACCGCAAACTTTCGACGCTGGCGGAGGAGACCGGCTTCGGCGATGCGTTCCATCTGTCGAAAGCGTTCAAACAGGAATACGGCATTTCTCCGCGCGATTTCCGCCGGTTGCCGCCGACCCGGCCGTAA
- a CDS encoding IS110 family transposase, with product MRKCSTVSFEGQVIFVGIDVHKESWVVNLRHCHRELDKFSMNPSPEMLAKYLKMNYPGAEYRSVYEAGFSGFWAHRRLCELGIENIVINPADVPTSGKERDRKNDAVDSRKLARELENRTLEGIYIPPEDNLELRNLVRRETKLTGNITRVKNRIKGHLNFMGLKFGSWSGSSLKMMYADAAKRYDYALQSMLRELRFLREEKLHVIRDERRCLKRLKRDKVQKHLQSIPGVGFHTAVMLQAELWDLLRFEDKDSLSSYVGFAPRLVGSGEHEAVKSAGNRKKKQLHAILIQSAWRSVSYNLEIRARYGALLHKGASPQRAISIIGKKLLYALRAVWLQERDYMVSASE from the coding sequence ATGAGAAAATGTAGCACGGTATCGTTCGAAGGTCAAGTGATATTTGTCGGAATTGATGTGCACAAGGAAAGTTGGGTGGTGAATTTGCGGCATTGCCACCGTGAACTGGACAAGTTCAGCATGAATCCGAGCCCTGAGATGTTGGCGAAGTATCTGAAGATGAACTATCCGGGCGCCGAGTACCGGAGCGTTTACGAGGCAGGATTCAGCGGATTCTGGGCGCACCGGCGATTGTGTGAGCTCGGGATTGAGAATATCGTAATCAACCCGGCGGACGTGCCGACCAGCGGCAAGGAGCGCGACCGCAAGAACGATGCGGTGGACAGCCGAAAATTGGCGCGGGAACTGGAGAACCGGACATTGGAAGGGATCTATATTCCGCCTGAAGATAATTTGGAATTGAGAAACCTGGTCAGACGTGAAACGAAACTGACCGGCAATATAACCAGGGTCAAAAACCGGATCAAAGGACACCTGAATTTTATGGGGTTGAAGTTTGGAAGTTGGTCTGGAAGTTCTTTGAAAATGATGTATGCGGACGCGGCAAAGCGTTACGATTATGCCTTGCAGAGCATGTTGCGGGAACTGCGTTTTCTCAGAGAAGAGAAACTGCATGTGATCCGCGATGAACGGCGGTGTCTGAAGCGTTTGAAGCGCGACAAAGTACAGAAGCATCTACAGAGTATACCTGGCGTCGGGTTTCATACGGCGGTGATGCTGCAGGCCGAATTGTGGGACTTGCTGCGCTTTGAAGACAAGGATTCGCTGAGCTCGTATGTGGGATTCGCACCGAGGTTGGTCGGCAGCGGCGAACACGAGGCCGTCAAATCCGCCGGGAATCGCAAGAAAAAGCAACTGCATGCCATCCTGATCCAGTCGGCGTGGAGGTCGGTGTCGTACAATCTGGAGATTCGGGCCAGATATGGAGCCTTGCTTCATAAGGGGGCCAGTCCACAACGGGCTATTTCGATCATCGGCAAGAAATTGCTCTATGCGCTTCGGGCCGTGTGGCTCCAGGAACGTGATTACATGGTATCCGCAAGTGAATAA
- a CDS encoding 4Fe-4S binding protein: MEIVGVHQLIFSPAGHTGRIAACMAGAWGASAGIDLMRADTDYAALSFGGDELCLVGVPSFGGRVPGVAVERLRQVRGSCTPAVAVVSYGNRAYEDTLLELQDTLTAVGFVVVAAVAAVAEHSICPQFAAGRPDERDREELRRFADRIKEQLESAARILPVEVPGNRPYRLYDGVPLKPSAGGACVRCGKCARECPVEAIPADAPDQTDKAKCISCMHCVAICPSRARQLNRVMLGLAAMKLKKVCSSARSNELFLPG; encoded by the coding sequence ATGGAGATTGTCGGAGTCCATCAATTGATTTTCAGCCCGGCCGGACATACCGGCCGGATTGCGGCGTGCATGGCCGGGGCGTGGGGCGCGTCTGCCGGGATTGACCTGATGCGCGCCGATACGGATTATGCCGCCTTGTCCTTCGGCGGCGACGAACTTTGCCTCGTCGGCGTTCCTTCCTTCGGCGGTCGGGTGCCGGGAGTGGCGGTGGAACGCCTCCGGCAGGTACGGGGCAGCTGCACGCCGGCGGTCGCAGTGGTTTCCTATGGCAACCGGGCTTATGAGGATACCCTGCTCGAATTGCAGGATACGTTGACTGCAGTCGGTTTTGTGGTCGTTGCCGCGGTTGCGGCGGTGGCGGAGCATTCGATTTGTCCGCAATTTGCCGCCGGGCGGCCTGACGAGCGGGATCGGGAGGAGTTGCGTCGTTTTGCCGACAGGATCAAAGAGCAGCTTGAGAGTGCGGCGCGGATTCTGCCGGTTGAAGTGCCGGGCAATCGGCCGTATCGCTTGTATGACGGCGTACCGCTCAAACCGTCGGCCGGCGGCGCATGCGTGCGGTGCGGCAAGTGCGCCCGGGAGTGTCCGGTCGAGGCCATTCCGGCGGATGCTCCGGATCAGACGGACAAAGCGAAGTGCATCAGTTGCATGCATTGTGTGGCGATCTGCCCGTCGCGGGCCAGGCAATTGAATCGAGTTATGCTCGGCCTGGCGGCGATGAAGTTGAAAAAAGTCTGTTCGTCCGCCAGGTCCAATGAGTTGTTTCTTCCGGGGTGA